From the Candidatus Edwardsbacteria bacterium genome, the window AGGCCCAATATCGGCTTTATCATAAGGCCGGCCAGGCCCATCATGGGTCCGACCGGGGTCAATATCAGATTGATGTCGGCTACCTCAAGCAGCAGTTTGTGTTTTTCCTGAAAACCGGCCGAGAGGATCTTGCCCGAAAGCTTCCAGTTGTTCCAACGAACGATGACCAGATCTCCACTTTTTTCCAGCCAGGAAGGAACAATGATCTGGCGAAACAACATGGCCAGCACGAAAGCGGAAAATAACAAAAGCACCGAACCCAAGACGGTCAGGGGCAATGTTTTCAAGGTAATGATAAACGACAGCGCCAGAATGGCCAAAAGGTCGAGCAGAAAAAACACTGCCCACAGCCAGCGGGATGCTCTTAATGTATTTTCATTATTCATAGACCTGCTATCTCCACCACCTTGTGGCGGCTGGTCTCGCCGCGCACCAGGGTGACGGCGCTTTTACGCACCCCGAAATGCTTGGCCAGGAATTTTATCAGATAGGCATTGGCCTTGCCGTCCACCGCCGGGGCCGGGATGTAGACCTTGTAGACGTCGCCCTCGGGAACGATCTTCTCTTGTTTGGCGTTGGGGACTATTTTGAGGTTGAGACGCATGCTATTCTGACCTCACCCTTCCCTCTCCTAAAGCATTAGGAGAGGGGTAGGGGAGAGGTCCCTTCGTTGAATTGGGTGATATGCTTTATGGCCAGACCCACGGCGCCGCCGTTCAGGATCAGCAGGATCAGCAGGTTTCCGAAGAACAGGTAATGAACGAAGCCCAGTATTCCCGGGGCAATGGCCAGACCCAGGGCCACCAGGCGGAACCCCTGGGGATTGGCCTGGGCTGTCATGGCTTTTGGCACAAGGTTGCGGCCGGAGGCGAACCTGAAGCTGAGCCAGACGAAGATCATGGATATTGCAATGAAAGCCACCATTACCGGTTCATCCGATGCCGGGGAGAGAAAATTTTCCACGGCGTTCCGGGATTTCAGGAATATCGCGATCAGGGCCAGGATCACCGGCTCGGCGGCCATTGCCCAGTAGACGATGTTCAGGTTATTCTGTTGCTGGGTCGGCTGATTATTATCCATAGGGACCTCCTAATATTTTCTTCCTTTGCCGGAATCAGTTATCTCCACCAGCTCTTCGGGGAACGGCCGGAAAAAGGTCTGATCCTTAAGATATTCCTCATTGAACCGCACGATCCAAGAGCGGATCAAACTCTGGGGCACGCTCAGCGGCAGTTTGCCGTTGCGGTAGCTTTGCAGGCTATCCAAAAAATACTGTTTTTCGCCGGAGGAGACCTTGTCCGAAAAATACCCCAGGGTATGCATCAGCACGTTGATGTGAGAGGTGTGCTTGGGGGCGTGGGCCAGGGCGGCCGAGAATTCGACCCGGTAGTCCTCTGCCAGTTCGGCAAAATCTTTATTTTCATGATTGGCTACGATCCGGCCCAAAATCTTAAGCTTGGCCTGGCTGTAAGCCATCAGC encodes:
- a CDS encoding DUF167 domain-containing protein yields the protein MRLNLKIVPNAKQEKIVPEGDVYKVYIPAPAVDGKANAYLIKFLAKHFGVRKSAVTLVRGETSRHKVVEIAGL
- a CDS encoding DUF523 and DUF1722 domain-containing protein, with the translated sequence FLLKSRSPSCGIKDVKFYAGSEHPVPLGKGQGFFGKVVMERFPEAAVEDEARLENFSIREHFFTKLFALADLRRAIASGEMKELVNFHSRNKYLLMAYSQAKLKILGRIVANHENKDFAELAEDYRVEFSAALAHAPKHTSHINVLMHTLGYFSDKVSSGEKQYFLDSLQSYRNGKLPLSVPQSLIRSWIVRFNEEYLKDQTFFRPFPEELVEITDSGKGRKY